In the genome of Petrotoga sp. 9PWA.NaAc.5.4, one region contains:
- a CDS encoding NAD/NADP-dependent octopine/nopaline dehydrogenase family protein, producing MKIAVVGAGNGGQALAGYLAMKGFDVSLFNRSKRRISPIIESHKIKIEGQIEGDFKVSFATTNMEEAIKGRKLIMVVVPAFAHKDIAKKMAPFLEDGQIVVLNPGRTGGALEFRNILKQEEVKKDVIIAEAQTFIFASRMSNPGVAKVFRIKNAVPVSALPATRNPELEEVLRQVIPEFDVVSSVIYTSFNNIAVVFHPATLILNAARVETTAGKFEFYFEGISPSVAKVLEKIDEERCQVMKLFNVEPMTAKEWLNYAYDVRGRNLYEAIRNNSGYRGIFAPTSLDNRYLLEDIPMSLVPMASFGEEFNVKTPIIDSIINLSNIMMETNFWKVGRTVERLGLSGKSIDEIIKIVEEGEE from the coding sequence ATAAAAATTGCAGTAGTTGGTGCCGGAAACGGTGGGCAGGCATTAGCAGGTTATTTGGCGATGAAAGGTTTCGATGTTTCACTATTTAACAGATCTAAAAGGAGAATATCTCCTATTATAGAATCGCATAAAATAAAAATCGAAGGACAAATAGAAGGTGATTTTAAAGTTTCTTTTGCTACAACTAATATGGAAGAAGCTATAAAAGGAAGAAAACTTATAATGGTTGTAGTTCCAGCCTTTGCACATAAAGATATAGCAAAAAAAATGGCTCCGTTTTTAGAAGATGGACAAATTGTTGTTTTGAATCCCGGAAGAACTGGTGGCGCTTTAGAATTCAGAAACATATTAAAACAAGAAGAAGTTAAAAAAGATGTAATTATAGCTGAAGCACAAACATTTATCTTTGCGTCAAGAATGTCAAACCCGGGGGTTGCAAAAGTATTCCGTATTAAAAATGCAGTACCGGTTTCTGCTTTACCTGCAACAAGGAACCCTGAATTAGAAGAAGTGTTGAGGCAAGTTATTCCGGAATTTGACGTTGTCAGTAGTGTAATTTACACAAGTTTTAATAACATAGCTGTAGTTTTTCATCCAGCAACTTTAATATTGAATGCAGCTCGAGTAGAAACAACTGCAGGGAAGTTTGAATTTTACTTTGAAGGTATTTCACCTTCTGTTGCTAAAGTCCTTGAAAAAATTGACGAAGAAAGATGTCAAGTTATGAAACTTTTTAACGTTGAACCGATGACGGCAAAAGAATGGCTGAACTATGCTTATGATGTTAGAGGAAGGAACTTATACGAAGCTATAAGAAACAATTCTGGATATAGAGGTATATTTGCTCCCACAAGTTTAGATAATAGATACTTATTGGAAGATATACCTATGAGCCTTGTGCCTATGGCTTCATTTGGTGAAGAATTCAATGTAAAAACTCCCATAATCGATTCAATAATAAATCTTTCAAATATTATGATGGAAACTAATTTCTGGAAAGTAGGGCGTACTGTAGAAAGACTTGGGCTTTCAGGAAAAAGCATTGATGAGATTATAAAAATTGTTGAGGAGGGGGAAGAATGA
- a CDS encoding cobalamin B12-binding domain-containing protein (Presence of a B(12) (cobalamin)-binding domain implies dependence on cobalamin itself, in one of its several forms, or in some unusual lineages, dependence on a cobalamin-like analog.) has translation MKKKILGASIGSDVHTAGLINFLELAKKEGYEVINLGGAVPIDSLITKIIQEMPNIVALSYRLGAESLENILNDFTTKIKNIQNYNGIDFIFGGTIETSEVAKKYNIFKKIFDGSEEEEDVVLFLRGQMKFKEKENYPSTLAERIEFKYPYPLIRHHIGLQTLQETIEEIKKLAESELLDIISLAPDQNCQQYFFDQEKMDHNQDGAGGAPIRAKEDFAKLYQASRRGNFPLVRCYSGTNHMVGFSKLLKETINNAWAAIPIFWYSELDRRSERNLLEAIKENMEGIRWNAMNNVPVEINDSHQWELRYAHDSVAVATAYIAAYVAKKLGVKWYIQQYMMNTPPNLSPKMDIAKAVAKLELVESLKDETFIPYRMVRTGLLSYPADPNSAMGQLVSSMFYASYLKPHIIHVVAYCEAMKRATSKEIIESIKMVKRANTLASRGLPDFVKDPEVYDRVNYLKEQAMTIINAIKNIDNSKEDPLSDPETLYLAVKNGILDATGLQGNTVAKGQIKAAVINGAYEAVDDNGNIITEKERLSKLLSN, from the coding sequence ATGAAAAAGAAGATTCTCGGTGCTTCAATAGGTAGTGACGTACATACGGCAGGTTTGATAAACTTTTTAGAACTTGCCAAAAAAGAAGGTTACGAAGTTATAAATTTAGGTGGAGCAGTCCCTATTGATTCTTTAATAACTAAAATAATACAAGAAATGCCAAATATTGTGGCTTTAAGTTATAGATTAGGAGCTGAATCTCTCGAAAATATTTTGAATGATTTTACTACTAAAATCAAAAACATTCAAAACTATAATGGTATAGATTTTATTTTTGGAGGAACTATAGAAACTTCTGAAGTAGCAAAAAAGTATAATATATTCAAAAAAATATTCGATGGTTCAGAGGAAGAAGAAGATGTTGTATTATTTCTAAGAGGCCAAATGAAATTCAAAGAGAAAGAAAACTATCCTTCCACTTTAGCCGAAAGAATAGAATTCAAATATCCTTATCCTCTTATAAGGCATCACATCGGTCTTCAAACGTTGCAAGAAACGATAGAAGAAATTAAAAAATTAGCTGAGTCGGAGTTATTAGATATAATTTCGTTGGCACCGGACCAAAATTGTCAACAATATTTTTTTGATCAAGAAAAAATGGATCATAATCAAGACGGTGCTGGTGGAGCACCGATAAGGGCAAAAGAAGATTTTGCAAAACTTTATCAAGCAAGTAGGAGAGGAAATTTTCCTCTTGTTAGGTGCTATTCAGGAACCAACCATATGGTAGGATTTTCAAAATTACTTAAGGAAACTATAAACAATGCATGGGCTGCAATTCCTATATTTTGGTATTCAGAACTCGACAGAAGATCAGAAAGAAATTTATTAGAGGCTATTAAAGAGAATATGGAAGGAATTAGATGGAATGCAATGAATAATGTGCCTGTCGAAATAAATGACTCGCATCAATGGGAATTACGATATGCTCATGATAGTGTTGCGGTTGCAACTGCCTATATTGCTGCATATGTTGCTAAAAAGTTAGGTGTAAAATGGTACATTCAACAATATATGATGAACACTCCTCCAAATCTTTCTCCAAAGATGGATATCGCCAAGGCTGTCGCAAAATTAGAGTTAGTCGAATCTTTAAAAGATGAAACCTTCATTCCTTATAGAATGGTCCGAACTGGCTTGCTATCATACCCTGCAGATCCCAACAGTGCTATGGGGCAACTTGTTTCTTCAATGTTTTATGCTTCATACCTCAAACCTCATATAATACATGTAGTTGCTTATTGTGAAGCCATGAAAAGAGCAACTTCCAAAGAGATAATCGAAAGTATAAAAATGGTGAAAAGAGCGAACACGTTAGCTTCACGCGGTTTACCAGATTTTGTCAAAGATCCTGAAGTCTACGATAGGGTTAATTATTTGAAAGAACAAGCTATGACAATTATAAACGCAATAAAAAATATTGATAACAGCAAAGAAGACCCTTTATCTGACCCCGAAACACTTTATTTAGCTGTCAAAAACGGCATTTTGGATGCCACCGGCTTACAAGGCAACACGGTCGCAAAAGGCCAAATAAAAGCTGCAGTAATAAATGGTGCATATGAAGCAGTGGATGATAACGGAAACATTATAACCGAAAAAGAACGCTTATCTAAATTATTATCCAATTAA
- a CDS encoding glycerophosphodiester phosphodiesterase family protein, which produces MDKFLVLGHRGYRAKYVENTIESFKKAIEYGADGIEYDARLTRDEVLVVLHDDTINGIKLRDINYEELKNIKLKNNQTVPTVEEVIKSLSDNVFLNLEIKEVQASFLSYNITKRYNALDRTLFSSFQVNALRELRKIDKNVKIGLLVEYETLNSIEDLHKELKLDSLNLWIDALKEDIESSKNFLKKWKNLGLKTFLWTLNDPEDLHTFESLYDAVITDEVELIVKEKRKMNG; this is translated from the coding sequence GTGGACAAATTTTTGGTATTAGGACATAGAGGATACAGGGCAAAGTACGTTGAAAATACCATAGAATCTTTCAAAAAAGCAATAGAATACGGAGCTGATGGCATAGAATATGATGCGAGATTAACTCGTGACGAAGTATTGGTCGTATTGCATGATGATACTATAAATGGAATAAAGCTAAGAGATATAAACTATGAGGAATTAAAAAATATAAAATTAAAAAACAACCAAACTGTTCCTACAGTTGAAGAAGTTATAAAATCTTTAAGCGATAACGTGTTTTTGAATTTAGAAATAAAAGAAGTTCAAGCATCTTTTTTGTCTTATAATATAACTAAAAGATATAACGCTCTTGATAGGACGTTATTTTCTTCTTTTCAGGTAAATGCTTTAAGGGAATTGAGAAAAATTGACAAGAATGTGAAAATAGGTTTATTAGTTGAATATGAGACTCTTAACAGTATCGAAGATCTTCACAAAGAGTTAAAATTGGACTCTTTAAATCTTTGGATTGATGCTTTGAAAGAAGATATAGAAAGTTCAAAAAATTTTTTAAAAAAATGGAAAAATTTAGGATTAAAAACTTTTCTTTGGACTCTTAACGATCCTGAAGATCTCCATACTTTTGAAAGTTTATATGATGCTGTAATTACCGATGAAGTAGAATTAATTGTGAAAGAAAAAAGAAAAATGAATGGGTGA
- a CDS encoding metal ABC transporter permease, which produces MMIDLFRYTFMRYALIGAILSGLSGAILSNFIVLKKMEFIGDGAAHVAFGAIAVALFFGLNMNLISILVAIIFAVAIHFLGKRDNVQESSAIGMLLSLSMAVGIILLSFKEGYVPEIDSFLFGDILMITREDLILLTILNVFIVFFIIFFNKELKYYTYNQKLSKIFGIPVDVINLIFLIMTSVAIVISVKIIGIILITALLITPGVIAKLFAKSINQMLVISIIIGIFSAVSGIIFSYYLNIPSGPAIVLVLFLIFLISYIIKNAMRRLAT; this is translated from the coding sequence ATGATGATTGATTTATTTAGATACACTTTTATGAGGTATGCATTAATTGGAGCAATACTTTCAGGGTTAAGCGGAGCTATTTTGTCTAATTTTATAGTTTTAAAGAAGATGGAGTTCATAGGAGACGGTGCTGCTCATGTGGCATTTGGTGCAATAGCTGTTGCATTATTTTTTGGTTTGAATATGAATTTGATATCTATACTTGTAGCTATTATATTTGCTGTTGCCATACATTTTTTAGGGAAAAGAGATAATGTACAAGAAAGTAGTGCAATAGGGATGCTATTATCGCTTTCTATGGCGGTAGGAATAATTTTGTTATCTTTTAAGGAAGGTTATGTTCCAGAGATAGATAGTTTCCTTTTTGGTGATATATTAATGATCACAAGAGAGGATTTGATCTTGTTAACTATTTTAAATGTTTTTATCGTTTTTTTTATAATATTTTTTAACAAAGAATTGAAATATTATACGTATAATCAAAAATTGAGTAAAATCTTCGGTATTCCTGTGGACGTTATTAATTTAATATTTTTAATCATGACATCTGTAGCAATAGTTATATCTGTGAAAATCATTGGAATTATATTAATAACTGCTTTATTGATAACCCCAGGGGTTATTGCTAAATTATTTGCAAAAAGTATAAATCAAATGTTAGTTATTTCAATTATTATTGGAATTTTTTCTGCTGTTAGTGGTATTATCTTTTCTTATTATTTAAATATTCCATCAGGCCCAGCTATTGTATTAGTTTTATTTTTAATTTTTTTAATTTCTTATATTATAAAAAATGCTATGCGTCGTTTGGCAACTTGA
- a CDS encoding metal ABC transporter ATP-binding protein produces the protein MKNETIISVKDLNYTAENNPILINVSFDIYKGDFVGIIGPNGAGKSTLLRILVGEIENYFGEVDIKGKIGYVPQNEERDSNFPIKAYEVALMGLYKEVGFFKKFKKVHYEKVRDIFRLLKIENLYDRQVGKLSGGEYRRLMVARALVSDPDILILDEPEANIDQYGQSVLYDILKELKKEMVIMLVSHDLNMIFKETNKIMCLNKTLRCHKNTADLDMDDLRNIYSKDFELFIHIKDKVKVVSKNDD, from the coding sequence ATGAAAAATGAAACTATAATTTCTGTAAAAGATTTAAACTATACTGCAGAAAATAACCCAATATTGATAAATGTTTCATTTGATATATACAAAGGGGACTTTGTAGGTATAATAGGTCCCAATGGTGCAGGAAAATCTACACTCCTAAGAATACTTGTAGGAGAAATAGAAAATTATTTCGGAGAGGTCGATATAAAAGGTAAAATTGGTTATGTACCTCAAAATGAAGAGCGGGATTCTAATTTCCCGATAAAGGCGTATGAAGTAGCGTTGATGGGATTGTATAAAGAGGTAGGGTTTTTTAAGAAATTTAAAAAGGTTCATTATGAAAAGGTAAGAGATATTTTTCGTTTGTTAAAGATAGAAAATTTGTACGATAGACAGGTAGGAAAATTATCCGGTGGAGAATATCGTAGATTAATGGTTGCGAGAGCTTTGGTTTCTGACCCTGATATCTTAATTTTAGATGAGCCAGAAGCAAATATAGACCAGTATGGTCAAAGTGTGCTTTACGATATATTGAAAGAACTAAAGAAAGAAATGGTGATAATGCTCGTAAGTCATGATTTGAACATGATTTTTAAAGAAACAAATAAAATTATGTGCTTAAATAAAACACTGCGTTGTCATAAAAATACAGCAGATCTTGATATGGACGACCTGAGAAACATATACTCTAAAGATTTTGAATTGTTTATTCATATAAAAGACAAGGTAAAAGTGGTGAGTAAGAATGATGATTGA
- a CDS encoding metal ABC transporter substrate-binding protein produces the protein MKRLSIFFMILIVSVCTFSLNVSTSILPYYFIVQEILGDKGNVKLIIPSGKSPHTYSLSPKEVAALYDSDVLVLNGLGLEIFISKLESNLKKENVNILYVYEYIPKDELITGGHHEEETTQQDTEISHNDFEYDPHIWLDPYLVYEYIIPGLKEDFSKMDPSNSEYYERNADNLIKRLILLDEYMKEKAKEIQGAIFTAHNSFIYFSKRYNIQIAGVIESVPGVTPTPKELVELTEIAKNYNVKAIFNEPQLSDKAVTTIARSLNLKVGILDPLGGIESIFDLESLYIYNLFEIIRVTKDEK, from the coding sequence ATGAAAAGATTATCCATTTTTTTCATGATTTTGATAGTTTCGGTATGTACTTTTTCTTTAAATGTTTCAACTTCAATTCTTCCCTATTATTTTATTGTGCAAGAAATACTCGGGGATAAAGGTAATGTGAAATTAATCATTCCTTCCGGGAAAAGCCCGCACACATATTCTTTATCTCCAAAAGAAGTAGCTGCTTTATACGATTCAGATGTATTGGTTTTAAATGGCTTAGGATTAGAAATTTTTATTTCAAAATTGGAAAGCAACTTAAAGAAAGAAAACGTGAATATCTTATATGTTTACGAATACATTCCAAAAGATGAGCTAATAACAGGTGGCCATCATGAAGAAGAAACCACTCAACAGGATACAGAAATAAGCCATAATGATTTTGAATATGACCCTCATATTTGGCTCGATCCTTACTTGGTGTATGAATATATTATACCTGGTTTGAAAGAAGATTTTTCGAAAATGGATCCAAGTAATAGTGAATATTACGAAAGGAATGCCGACAATTTAATAAAGAGATTAATTTTGTTAGACGAATATATGAAAGAAAAGGCTAAAGAAATTCAAGGAGCTATTTTTACGGCACATAACTCGTTTATATATTTTTCAAAAAGATACAATATACAAATTGCAGGAGTAATTGAATCTGTTCCTGGAGTGACACCTACTCCGAAAGAATTGGTCGAGTTAACTGAAATTGCTAAGAATTATAATGTTAAAGCAATTTTTAATGAGCCACAACTAAGTGATAAAGCTGTAACCACTATAGCTCGGAGTCTGAATTTAAAGGTTGGAATCTTAGATCCTTTAGGAGGAATTGAAAGTATATTCGACTTGGAATCATTGTACATTTATAATTTATTTGAAATAATAAGAGTGACAAAAGATGAAAAATGA
- a CDS encoding Fur family transcriptional regulator — protein MRNTKARREILEIMEKHDFPLSAEQIYQMLDKDYDKSTIYRNLKYFEVEGELNSIVFSDKITYFYKSGGHFHFIYCVKCKKFERFDLCYAESMSKYIRESLGYKVLSHTLYFEGICKTCQKSI, from the coding sequence ATGAGAAATACAAAAGCTCGAAGGGAAATTTTAGAAATCATGGAAAAACATGATTTTCCTCTGAGTGCAGAACAAATTTATCAAATGTTAGATAAAGATTATGACAAATCGACTATCTACAGAAATCTGAAATATTTTGAAGTGGAAGGAGAATTGAATTCCATAGTTTTTTCAGATAAGATAACGTATTTTTATAAATCTGGGGGGCATTTTCATTTTATTTATTGCGTTAAATGTAAAAAATTTGAGAGATTTGATCTTTGTTATGCTGAAAGTATGAGTAAATATATTAGAGAAAGTTTAGGGTATAAAGTTTTAAGTCATACTCTTTATTTTGAAGGTATTTGTAAAACGTGTCAAAAAAGTATTTAA
- a CDS encoding M55 family metallopeptidase — protein sequence MEVIFIKIYISFDFEGLGGITQWDDVSKESKEYKQNYVVIQLKSLLDELKDHEITLSDSHDRGNNIPWNLTNEYPNVKLISGGIRKYYMMSGIDETFDRMIFFGYHAGVGEKYSTMDHTYSSSSIHSIQINGIEMNETLINAAYGGVYGVPLAMVVGDDKLKGQLNKHFKALYYVETKRSLGRYAAEFKPMSILLEEIKKITKEMISNSKETFEIFKFTSPIEMIIELSDTVKADMVESMPLVERIDGRKIRLTSNDYKVIFEGLLAITYICSIKV from the coding sequence ATGGAGGTGATTTTTATCAAAATTTATATTTCTTTTGATTTTGAAGGATTAGGTGGTATAACTCAATGGGATGATGTTTCCAAAGAAAGCAAAGAATACAAACAAAACTATGTAGTTATACAATTAAAATCCTTGCTTGACGAATTAAAAGATCATGAAATTACTCTTTCTGATTCACACGATAGAGGAAACAATATTCCTTGGAATTTAACTAATGAATATCCAAACGTTAAATTGATTAGTGGTGGCATTAGAAAATATTACATGATGTCTGGAATTGATGAAACTTTTGATAGAATGATTTTCTTTGGGTATCATGCAGGTGTTGGAGAAAAATATTCCACGATGGATCACACCTATTCAAGTTCTTCCATTCACAGTATTCAAATAAATGGTATTGAAATGAATGAAACATTAATAAATGCTGCGTATGGAGGAGTTTATGGAGTTCCATTAGCTATGGTAGTCGGTGATGATAAATTAAAAGGACAATTAAACAAGCATTTTAAAGCTTTATACTATGTTGAAACCAAAAGATCTCTTGGAAGATATGCAGCAGAGTTTAAACCAATGAGTATTTTGTTAGAAGAGATAAAAAAAATAACAAAGGAAATGATTTCTAACAGTAAAGAAACATTTGAGATTTTTAAATTCACCTCACCAATAGAAATGATAATAGAGCTTTCAGATACTGTTAAAGCCGATATGGTTGAATCTATGCCTTTGGTAGAAAGAATTGATGGAAGAAAGATAAGATTGACAAGTAACGATTATAAAGTGATTTTTGAAGGATTATTAGCTATAACTTATATATGTTCAATTAAAGTTTAA
- a CDS encoding bifunctional methionine sulfoxide reductase B/A protein: protein MTKKLNNLSPDEYKVIVNKATEPPFTGKFNNFFEEGTYICKQCGLPLYESNSKFDAGCGWPSFDDEIPGAIRRQLDADGRRTEILCAYCGAHLGHVFEGEKLTKKNVRHCVNSISMDFIPKEKTLPRQRAIFAAGCFWGVEYMFKKVEGVIDVVSGYTGGHLKDPTYEQVCSGKTGHAESVLVVYDPSIIDYEALVRYFFEIHDFTQEDGQGPDIGEQYRSEIFYTNEEQRNIAEKVKNELINRNLNVVTKITRAKDFYRAEEYHQDYYKKTGKSPYCHFRRTIFKNDYIKIIV, encoded by the coding sequence ATGACTAAAAAATTAAATAACTTATCACCGGATGAGTATAAAGTAATAGTAAATAAAGCAACTGAACCTCCTTTTACTGGAAAGTTTAATAACTTTTTCGAGGAAGGTACATATATTTGTAAACAATGTGGTTTACCTTTGTATGAATCAAATTCCAAATTTGATGCAGGTTGTGGATGGCCAAGTTTTGATGATGAAATTCCGGGAGCAATAAGACGTCAATTAGATGCCGATGGAAGAAGAACAGAAATATTATGTGCTTATTGTGGAGCACATTTGGGACATGTATTTGAAGGAGAGAAATTAACTAAAAAGAATGTAAGACATTGCGTTAATTCAATTTCCATGGACTTCATTCCAAAAGAAAAGACTTTACCAAGACAAAGGGCTATATTTGCGGCTGGATGCTTTTGGGGAGTTGAATATATGTTCAAAAAAGTTGAAGGAGTAATTGATGTCGTAAGTGGATATACCGGTGGTCACTTGAAAGACCCTACTTACGAACAAGTCTGTAGCGGAAAAACGGGACATGCAGAGTCAGTTTTAGTGGTTTATGATCCAAGTATTATCGATTATGAAGCTTTAGTTAGGTATTTCTTTGAAATACATGATTTTACTCAAGAAGATGGACAAGGTCCTGATATTGGTGAACAATACAGAAGCGAAATATTTTATACTAATGAAGAACAAAGGAATATAGCCGAAAAAGTTAAAAACGAATTAATAAATAGAAATTTAAATGTTGTAACTAAAATCACTAGAGCGAAAGACTTTTACAGAGCTGAAGAATACCATCAAGATTATTACAAGAAAACAGGGAAATCTCCTTATTGCCATTTTAGAAGAACTATTTTCAAAAATGATTATATCAAAATAATAGTTTAA
- a CDS encoding L-cystine transporter — protein MNLFVLINLIFFVLGILFFVWMQRRHFSFTVRVFSALGLGILFGAILQMIYGAGSEVINSSIQWINIVGTGYIRLLNMIVIPLVMVSIITAIINLKDGKMLGKMSGYIIGILIITAGIAALVGIFTASSFGLTAEGLQSGEAELQRGIYLEQQLQNLSQVPLTQRLVEIIPANPFLDMTGARPTSTLAVVIFSSFVGIATLGVAKKKPESAQVFINFMNSVHDIVMKIVTLVLRLTPFGIFALMTRTIAQNSWQSILRLGEFVLASYVAIGIMFIIHLVIIALSGLNPFTYLKKALPTLTFAFTSRTSAGTIPLTVKTQVEDLGIPEGIANLAASFGASIGQNGCAAIYPAMVAFMIAPTVGINPLDPLFIISLVAVIIISSFGVAGVGGGATFASLIVLSTLGLPVGLVGLLISVEPLIDMARTALNVNDSILSGLLTSKLLKTHDAEKFKKEKISIEDMQG, from the coding sequence ATGAATCTTTTTGTACTTATAAATTTGATATTTTTTGTATTAGGAATTTTGTTTTTTGTCTGGATGCAAAGGAGACATTTCTCATTTACGGTTAGGGTTTTTAGTGCTTTGGGACTGGGAATCTTGTTTGGAGCAATTTTACAAATGATTTATGGGGCTGGTTCTGAAGTGATTAATAGTTCCATACAGTGGATTAATATTGTTGGGACAGGTTATATAAGGTTATTGAATATGATAGTAATTCCTTTGGTTATGGTATCGATTATCACCGCAATAATAAATCTAAAAGATGGAAAAATGCTTGGAAAAATGAGTGGTTATATTATTGGAATTTTAATTATAACTGCTGGCATTGCTGCCTTGGTAGGCATATTTACTGCGTCTTCTTTCGGTTTAACAGCCGAAGGATTACAAAGTGGAGAAGCAGAACTTCAAAGAGGAATCTATTTAGAACAACAATTACAAAACCTTTCTCAGGTTCCATTAACTCAAAGATTAGTTGAGATAATTCCTGCAAATCCTTTTTTAGATATGACTGGAGCAAGACCGACTTCCACACTTGCAGTAGTTATTTTTTCATCGTTTGTAGGTATTGCAACTCTTGGAGTGGCAAAAAAGAAGCCTGAATCAGCTCAAGTATTTATCAATTTTATGAACTCAGTTCATGACATTGTGATGAAAATAGTAACTTTAGTTTTACGATTAACCCCTTTTGGTATTTTTGCTCTAATGACGCGAACCATAGCCCAAAATAGTTGGCAAAGTATATTAAGGCTTGGAGAATTTGTCCTTGCTTCATATGTTGCAATAGGAATTATGTTTATAATTCACTTAGTAATAATAGCTCTTTCCGGTTTAAACCCTTTTACATATTTGAAAAAGGCACTACCAACTTTAACTTTTGCTTTCACTTCTAGAACAAGTGCGGGAACAATTCCTTTAACTGTTAAAACTCAAGTTGAAGATTTAGGTATTCCCGAAGGAATAGCAAACTTAGCAGCATCATTTGGAGCAAGTATCGGTCAAAATGGCTGTGCCGCTATATATCCTGCAATGGTTGCTTTTATGATCGCACCGACCGTTGGAATCAATCCGCTCGATCCTTTATTTATTATTTCTTTAGTAGCGGTTATAATAATTAGTTCGTTTGGCGTTGCAGGCGTCGGGGGAGGAGCAACTTTTGCTTCTTTAATCGTATTATCAACGTTGGGACTTCCTGTGGGGTTAGTTGGTTTGTTAATCTCTGTTGAACCTTTAATAGATATGGCAAGAACGGCTTTAAATGTCAATGATTCAATCCTTTCAGGATTGTTAACTTCAAAGTTATTGAAAACACACGATGCCGAGAAATTCAAGAAAGAAAAAATCTCCATAGAAGATATGCAAGGTTAA